A single Paraburkholderia sp. FT54 DNA region contains:
- a CDS encoding acetyl-CoA C-acetyltransferase, whose translation MSETKADPIVIVGVARTPMAAFQGDFAALTAPQLGSVAIEAAVKRAGLKPEQIDEVVMGCVLPAGLGQAPARQAALGAGLPLATGSTTVNKMCGSGMRAAMFAHDMLAAGSVDVIVAGGMESMTNAPYLLPKARGGMRMGHGQVIDHMFYDGLEDAYEKGRLMGTFAEECAASFDFTREAQDAFAVESLARAKRANEDGSFAWEIAPVKVESRKGDVTIDRDEQPFKANIEKIPTLKPAFSKTGTVTAANSSSISDGAAALVMMRESTAKRLGVEPIARVVGHSTFAQEPAKFTTAPVGAIRKLFEKNGWRADEVDLYEVNEAFAVVTMAAMKEHHLPHEKVNVNGGACALGHPIGASGARILVTLIGALKKRGLKRGVATLCIGGGEATAMGIELV comes from the coding sequence ATGAGTGAGACAAAAGCTGATCCGATCGTCATCGTGGGCGTGGCCCGCACGCCGATGGCGGCATTTCAAGGCGACTTCGCCGCACTGACCGCGCCGCAATTGGGCTCGGTAGCGATCGAAGCGGCCGTAAAACGCGCGGGCCTCAAGCCCGAACAGATCGATGAAGTGGTGATGGGCTGCGTGCTGCCCGCCGGCCTCGGCCAGGCGCCCGCGCGTCAGGCCGCGCTCGGCGCGGGCTTGCCGCTCGCCACCGGCAGCACCACGGTAAACAAGATGTGCGGCTCCGGCATGCGCGCGGCGATGTTCGCGCACGACATGCTCGCCGCGGGGTCCGTCGACGTGATCGTCGCGGGCGGCATGGAAAGCATGACGAACGCGCCCTATCTGCTGCCCAAAGCGCGAGGCGGCATGCGCATGGGCCACGGCCAGGTGATCGACCACATGTTCTACGACGGCCTCGAAGACGCCTATGAAAAAGGCCGTCTGATGGGCACCTTCGCTGAAGAATGCGCGGCGTCGTTCGACTTCACACGCGAGGCGCAGGACGCGTTCGCCGTCGAGTCGCTCGCTCGTGCGAAGCGCGCGAACGAGGACGGCTCGTTCGCCTGGGAAATCGCACCGGTGAAGGTGGAGAGCCGCAAGGGCGATGTCACCATCGATCGCGACGAACAACCGTTCAAGGCGAACATCGAGAAGATTCCAACGCTCAAGCCCGCGTTCAGCAAAACCGGCACGGTGACGGCGGCGAACTCGTCGTCGATTTCCGACGGCGCGGCCGCGCTCGTCATGATGCGCGAGTCGACGGCAAAGCGTCTCGGCGTCGAGCCGATCGCGCGCGTGGTCGGCCATTCGACCTTCGCGCAGGAGCCGGCGAAATTCACCACCGCGCCTGTCGGGGCGATTCGCAAGCTGTTCGAGAAGAACGGCTGGCGCGCCGACGAGGTCGATCTGTATGAGGTCAACGAAGCATTTGCCGTCGTGACAATGGCGGCCATGAAGGAACACCATCTGCCGCATGAGAAGGTCAACGTGAACGGCGGCGCCTGTGCGCTCGGCCATCCGATCGGCGCGTCCGGCGCGCGGATTCTCGTCACGCTGATCGGCGCGCTGAAAAAGCGCGGGCTGAAACGCGGCGTCGCGACGCTGTGCATCGGCGGCGGCGAAGCGACGGCAATGGGTATCGAACTGGTGTAA
- a CDS encoding SDR family oxidoreductase, with protein MKTVLIVGASRGIGQEFAQQYKKSGWRVLATARDGAALDALKALGAETFSLDVSAPEEIAALGWKLDGERLDAAILVSGVYGPRTEGIETITAEDFDHVMHTNVRGPMQLMPILLPLVEEAGGVFAVISSKMGSIGDASGTTGWLYRASKAALNDALKLASLEARRAACISLHPGWVRTDMGGAQAAIDPARSVTGMREVLAQAAAAHDEFNGRFYQYDGTLLDW; from the coding sequence ATGAAGACAGTGTTGATCGTCGGTGCGTCGCGCGGCATCGGCCAGGAGTTTGCACAGCAGTACAAAAAGAGCGGTTGGCGCGTGCTCGCCACCGCGCGCGACGGCGCCGCGCTCGACGCATTGAAGGCACTCGGCGCCGAAACTTTTTCACTCGATGTGAGCGCGCCAGAAGAAATCGCCGCGCTCGGCTGGAAGCTCGATGGCGAACGGCTCGATGCGGCGATCCTGGTGTCGGGCGTGTACGGCCCGCGCACGGAAGGCATCGAGACGATTACCGCCGAAGACTTCGACCACGTCATGCACACCAACGTGCGCGGGCCGATGCAATTGATGCCGATCCTGCTGCCGCTCGTCGAAGAGGCGGGCGGCGTGTTCGCGGTGATCTCGAGCAAGATGGGCAGCATCGGCGACGCGAGCGGCACGACCGGCTGGCTGTATCGCGCGAGCAAGGCGGCGCTGAACGACGCGCTGAAACTCGCGTCGCTAGAAGCAAGGCGCGCCGCATGCATTTCGTTGCATCCCGGCTGGGTGCGCACCGACATGGGCGGCGCACAGGCGGCGATCGATCCGGCGCGCAGCGTCACCGGCATGCGTGAAGTGCTGGCGCAGGCCGCCGCGGCGCACGACGAGTTCAACGGCCGCTTCTATCAATACGACGGCACGCTGCTCGACTGGTGA
- a CDS encoding acyl-CoA dehydrogenase family protein: MVLDQDHLMVRDALRTFVREAITPQAAAWDRERTFPRDVHRQLAELGAYGVLVPEAYGGAGMDALALALILEEIAAGDGGTSTAISVNNCPVCSILLTYGSDAQKRDWLTPLARGEMLGAFCLTEPQAGSDASALRTTATRDGDAYVLNGVKQFITSGKNGNVAIVMAVTDKAAGKRGISAFIVPTDTKGYVVARVEDKLGQHSSDTAQILFEDCRVPAANLIGAEGEGYRIALSGLEGGRIGIAAQSVGMARAAFEAALSYAKERESFGAPLFSHQAVQFRLADMATQLEAARQLIWHAASLKDAGQPCLTEAAMAKLFASEAAERICSAALQIHGGYGYLSDFPVERIYRDVRVCQIYEGTSDIQKILIARGLG; this comes from the coding sequence ATGGTGCTTGATCAGGATCACTTGATGGTCCGCGACGCGCTGCGCACCTTCGTGCGCGAAGCGATCACGCCGCAGGCGGCGGCGTGGGACCGCGAGCGCACTTTTCCGCGGGACGTGCATCGGCAACTCGCCGAACTCGGCGCATATGGCGTGCTGGTGCCCGAAGCGTATGGCGGCGCCGGCATGGACGCGCTGGCGCTCGCGCTGATTCTCGAAGAGATCGCTGCCGGCGACGGCGGCACCTCGACGGCTATTTCCGTCAATAACTGCCCCGTTTGCAGCATTCTGCTGACCTATGGCAGCGACGCGCAAAAACGCGACTGGCTGACCCCGCTCGCGCGCGGCGAAATGCTCGGTGCGTTTTGCCTGACCGAACCACAAGCCGGTTCCGACGCTTCCGCGCTGCGCACCACCGCGACACGCGACGGCGATGCGTACGTGCTGAACGGCGTCAAACAGTTCATTACGAGCGGCAAGAACGGCAACGTCGCGATCGTGATGGCCGTCACCGACAAAGCCGCGGGCAAGCGCGGCATCAGCGCGTTTATCGTGCCCACCGATACGAAGGGTTACGTTGTCGCGCGAGTGGAAGACAAGCTCGGTCAGCATTCGTCGGATACGGCGCAGATCCTCTTCGAAGACTGCCGCGTGCCGGCCGCCAATCTGATCGGCGCGGAAGGCGAAGGCTACCGGATCGCGCTGTCGGGGCTCGAAGGCGGTCGCATCGGTATCGCCGCGCAAAGCGTCGGCATGGCGCGCGCCGCGTTCGAAGCAGCGCTGAGTTATGCGAAGGAGCGCGAGAGCTTCGGCGCGCCGCTCTTTTCGCACCAGGCCGTGCAGTTCCGCCTCGCCGATATGGCGACGCAACTCGAAGCTGCACGCCAGTTGATCTGGCACGCCGCGTCGTTGAAGGATGCCGGCCAACCGTGCCTGACCGAAGCCGCGATGGCCAAGTTGTTCGCCTCCGAAGCCGCCGAGCGCATCTGTTCGGCCGCCTTACAGATTCATGGCGGGTACGGCTACCTGAGCGACTTCCCGGTCGAGCGGATTTACCGCGACGTGCGCGTGTGCCAGATCTACGAAGGCACCAGCGACATCCAGAAAATTTTGATCGCGCGCGGTCTTGGCTGA
- a CDS encoding YchJ family protein, translated as MNKQVLSLQRPSDCPCGGAAPDQRSGAKAPRFAQCCGRYIDGGEAAPRALELMRSRYSAYVVGATDYLRATWAPHTRPADLDVDPAASDAARWLGLQIKAFAESDADHATVEFVARYKVGGRAHRLHELSRFVRGDDGRWRYVDGDVRE; from the coding sequence ATGAATAAGCAAGTGTTGTCATTGCAACGACCATCCGATTGTCCCTGCGGCGGCGCCGCGCCCGATCAGCGCAGCGGCGCCAAGGCGCCGCGCTTCGCGCAGTGCTGCGGCCGCTATATCGACGGCGGCGAAGCGGCGCCACGGGCCCTTGAACTGATGCGTTCGCGTTATAGCGCGTATGTTGTGGGAGCAACGGATTATCTGCGCGCCACGTGGGCGCCGCATACCCGCCCCGCCGATCTCGACGTGGACCCGGCCGCATCCGACGCTGCGCGTTGGCTCGGACTGCAAATCAAGGCGTTCGCTGAATCCGACGCTGATCACGCGACGGTCGAATTTGTCGCACGTTATAAGGTGGGCGGACGCGCGCATCGGCTGCACGAACTGAGCCGTTTCGTTCGCGGCGATGACGGCCGCTGGCGCTACGTCGATGGCGACGTCCGCGAATAA
- a CDS encoding CocE/NonD family hydrolase, with translation MVFSKVLTKCAVICAAATCAVALAHADPLADTQAGPLTRAHVPRIALDDDVYLPSAGLNERIIRVPVDAAGTVTLETTIYKPDGAGPFPMIVFNHGKIPGDPRTQERSDPLPFAREFVRRGYVVVAPNRQGFGHSDGTYQQDGCDVEKNGIGQAGDVAATVDFMSKQPYVDATHIVVAGTSHGGLATMAYGTQAAPGVRALINFSGGLRQDACGDWQGNLTRAFGAYGEKTRVPSLWMYGDNDSVWNAPLVAGMYAAYGAHGASAKMVDFGNYKNDAHRLVGDRDGVHVWWPAVEAFLAQVGMPTGVQYRVSDPSMPKASGFAAVDAVDAVPFVDEAGRNGYRNFLHQFPSRAFAVSDTGAWSWAEGGDDPMSVAVANCQKQSSAPCRLYAVNNSVVWGDQSSQTADGGAVGGGADARRAIASRE, from the coding sequence ATGGTGTTCAGCAAGGTTCTGACGAAGTGTGCGGTGATCTGTGCAGCGGCTACGTGCGCTGTCGCACTCGCGCACGCCGACCCGCTCGCGGACACCCAGGCGGGACCGTTGACGCGCGCACACGTGCCGCGCATCGCACTTGATGACGACGTCTATCTGCCCAGCGCGGGTCTCAACGAACGGATCATCCGCGTGCCGGTCGACGCGGCCGGCACGGTCACCCTCGAAACGACGATCTACAAACCGGACGGCGCGGGCCCGTTTCCGATGATCGTTTTCAACCACGGCAAAATCCCCGGCGATCCGCGCACGCAGGAGCGCAGCGACCCGCTGCCGTTCGCGCGCGAATTCGTGCGGCGCGGCTACGTGGTGGTGGCGCCGAACCGCCAGGGTTTCGGCCACTCGGACGGCACATATCAGCAGGATGGTTGCGATGTCGAAAAGAACGGCATCGGCCAGGCCGGCGACGTTGCCGCGACAGTCGACTTTATGTCGAAGCAGCCTTACGTGGACGCCACGCATATCGTCGTGGCCGGCACCTCGCACGGCGGCCTTGCGACGATGGCGTACGGCACGCAAGCCGCGCCGGGCGTGCGGGCGCTGATCAATTTTTCGGGCGGCTTGCGGCAGGACGCGTGCGGCGACTGGCAGGGCAATCTGACGCGTGCGTTCGGCGCGTACGGCGAGAAGACCAGGGTGCCGTCGCTGTGGATGTACGGCGATAACGATTCGGTCTGGAATGCACCGTTGGTTGCGGGCATGTACGCGGCTTATGGCGCGCACGGCGCGAGCGCGAAGATGGTAGATTTCGGCAACTACAAGAATGATGCGCACCGGTTGGTCGGCGACCGTGATGGTGTGCATGTGTGGTGGCCGGCTGTCGAGGCTTTCCTTGCGCAGGTGGGCATGCCGACTGGTGTGCAGTATCGCGTGTCTGATCCGTCCATGCCGAAGGCCAGCGGGTTTGCTGCTGTCGATGCGGTCGACGCCGTGCCGTTTGTCGATGAAGCCGGGCGTAATGGGTATCGGAATTTCTTGCATCAGTTTCCTAGCCGGGCGTTTGCTGTTTCTGACACGGGGGCCTGGTCCTGGGCTGAAGGTGGTGATGATCCGATGTCGGTTGCGGTGGCGAATTGTCAGAAGCAGTCTTCGGCGCCTTGTCGGTTGTATGCGGTGAATAACTCCGTTGTTTGGGGGGATCAGTCTTCGCAGACGGCTGATGGTGGGGCGGTGGGTGGGGGCGCCGATGCGCGGCGGGCTATTGCTAGTCGTGAATAA
- the bioA gene encoding adenosylmethionine--8-amino-7-oxononanoate transaminase: protein MENPAPPSAAPEDWIARSLRAVWHPCTQMKHHERLPLVPVARGQGAWLYDRAGHRYLDAISSWWVNLFGHANPRINAALKDQLDTLEHAMLAGCTHEPAIELAERLSALTNNTLGHAFFASDGASAVEIALKMSFHSWRNRGFADKQEFVCIANSYHGETIGALGVTDVALFKDAYDPLIRHAHVVASPDARLAQAGETAADVARHALDHVRSLFDARATKIAALIVEPLVQCAAGMAMHDASYIAGLRALCDQYGVHLIADEIAVGCGRTGTFFACEQAGIWPDFLCLSKGISGGYLPLSIVLSRDEIFAAFYHDDTARGFLHSHSYTGNPLACRAALATLDLFASDKVLAVNAQKSAKLKAALAPLAEHKQVRNLRQCGTIFAFDAVIDDAQQAKTFSRRFFDNALQRELLLRPISTTVYLMPPYILDDEELALLASRTRETFEATLAETR from the coding sequence TTGGAAAACCCAGCACCACCATCAGCCGCCCCCGAAGACTGGATCGCCCGCAGCCTGCGCGCAGTCTGGCACCCCTGCACGCAGATGAAGCACCACGAACGCCTGCCGCTGGTGCCCGTCGCGCGCGGCCAGGGCGCGTGGCTCTACGATCGCGCCGGCCATCGTTATCTGGATGCCATCAGCTCCTGGTGGGTCAACCTGTTCGGTCACGCCAATCCGCGCATCAACGCGGCCCTGAAAGACCAGCTCGACACGCTCGAACATGCGATGCTCGCCGGCTGCACTCACGAACCGGCCATCGAACTCGCGGAGCGGCTCAGCGCGCTGACGAACAACACGCTGGGCCACGCGTTCTTCGCGTCAGATGGCGCATCCGCCGTCGAAATCGCCCTGAAGATGAGCTTCCACTCGTGGCGCAATCGCGGTTTCGCCGATAAGCAGGAATTCGTCTGCATCGCCAATAGCTATCACGGCGAAACCATCGGCGCGCTCGGCGTCACCGATGTCGCGCTCTTCAAGGACGCCTACGATCCGTTGATCCGCCACGCGCACGTCGTGGCATCCCCCGACGCGCGCCTCGCGCAAGCCGGCGAAACCGCCGCCGATGTCGCCCGCCACGCGCTCGATCACGTCCGCTCGCTGTTCGACGCACGCGCCACGAAAATCGCTGCATTGATCGTCGAGCCGCTGGTGCAGTGCGCGGCCGGCATGGCCATGCACGACGCGTCGTATATCGCGGGATTGCGCGCCTTGTGCGACCAGTACGGCGTGCATCTGATCGCCGATGAAATCGCCGTCGGCTGCGGTCGCACCGGCACCTTCTTCGCGTGCGAACAGGCCGGCATCTGGCCGGACTTTCTCTGCCTGTCGAAAGGCATTAGCGGCGGCTATCTGCCGCTCTCGATCGTGCTGTCGCGCGATGAAATTTTCGCAGCGTTCTATCACGACGACACCGCGCGCGGCTTCCTGCACTCGCACTCATACACCGGCAATCCGCTTGCCTGCCGCGCGGCGCTCGCCACGCTCGATCTGTTCGCGAGCGACAAAGTCCTCGCCGTCAACGCGCAGAAGTCCGCAAAGCTGAAAGCCGCGCTCGCGCCGCTCGCCGAGCACAAGCAAGTCCGGAATCTGCGTCAGTGCGGCACGATCTTCGCGTTCGACGCGGTGATCGACGATGCTCAGCAAGCCAAAACATTCTCGCGCCGCTTCTTCGATAACGCGTTGCAACGCGAACTGCTGCTGCGCCCGATCTCGACCACGGTGTATCTGATGCCTCCTTATATCCTCGACGACGAAGAACTCGCGCTGCTCGCCTCGCGCACGCGCGAAACCTTCGAAGCCACGCTCGCGGAGACCCGCTGA
- the bioF gene encoding 8-amino-7-oxononanoate synthase: protein MHLLDTLTEGLKEIDARGLRRRRRTADTPCAAHMTVDGREIIGFASNDYLGLAAHPQLIAAIAEGAQRYGAGSGGSHLLGGHSRAHAQLEDDLAEFAGGFVDNARALYFSTGYMANLATLTALAGRGTTLFSDALNHASLIDGARLSRADVQIYPHCDTQALSAMLEASDSDVKVIVSDTVFSMDGDIAPLPRLLELAEQHGAWLIVDDAHGFGVLGPQGRGAIAQAALRSPNLISIGTLGKAAGVSGAFVTAHETVIEWLVQRARPYIFTTASVPAAAHAVSASLRIIGGEEGDARRAHLQQLIERTRAMLKATPWLPVDSHTAVQPLIIGANEATLEIAATLDRAGLWVPAIRPPTVPAGTSRLRISLSAAHSHADLDRLEAGLQQLGAKAA from the coding sequence ATGCACCTGCTCGACACGCTCACCGAAGGCCTGAAGGAAATCGACGCGCGCGGCCTGCGCCGTCGCCGCCGCACCGCGGACACCCCGTGCGCGGCGCACATGACAGTGGACGGCCGCGAAATCATCGGCTTCGCCAGCAACGACTATCTCGGCCTCGCCGCGCATCCGCAACTCATCGCGGCCATCGCGGAAGGCGCGCAACGTTATGGCGCGGGTAGCGGCGGCTCGCATCTGCTCGGCGGCCACTCGCGCGCGCACGCGCAACTCGAAGACGATCTCGCTGAATTCGCGGGCGGCTTCGTCGACAACGCGCGCGCACTCTATTTCAGCACCGGTTACATGGCGAATCTCGCCACGCTCACCGCACTCGCGGGCCGCGGCACGACGCTCTTCTCCGATGCGCTGAATCACGCGTCGCTGATCGACGGCGCGCGTTTGTCCCGCGCCGACGTGCAGATCTACCCGCACTGCGATACGCAAGCGTTGAGCGCGATGCTCGAAGCGTCCGACTCCGACGTCAAAGTAATCGTCTCCGATACCGTCTTTAGCATGGACGGCGATATCGCGCCGCTGCCGCGCCTGCTCGAACTCGCGGAGCAACACGGCGCCTGGCTGATCGTCGACGACGCGCACGGTTTCGGCGTGCTCGGCCCGCAAGGCCGTGGCGCGATCGCGCAAGCCGCGCTGCGCTCGCCGAACCTCATTTCGATCGGCACGCTCGGCAAAGCGGCCGGCGTCTCCGGCGCGTTCGTCACCGCGCATGAGACGGTCATCGAATGGCTCGTGCAGCGCGCGCGTCCGTACATCTTCACCACGGCGTCGGTGCCGGCCGCGGCGCACGCGGTATCGGCGAGCCTGCGCATCATCGGCGGCGAAGAAGGCGACGCGCGTCGTGCGCATCTTCAGCAACTGATCGAACGCACGCGCGCCATGCTGAAGGCCACGCCCTGGTTACCGGTCGACTCGCATACGGCCGTGCAACCGCTCATCATCGGCGCGAACGAAGCCACGCTCGAGATCGCGGCCACGCTCGATCGCGCGGGTCTGTGGGTGCCGGCGATCCGTCCGCCGACCGTGCCCGCCGGCACGTCGCGCTTGCGTATTTCGCTGTCGGCCGCGCACTCGCACGCAGACCTCGACCGGCTCGAAGCAGGCTTGCAGCAACTCGGAGCGAAAGCGGCATGA
- the bioD gene encoding dethiobiotin synthase, protein MSGSSQNALSLFVTGTDTEIGKTFVSSALLRGFVRAGLQAAAMKPIAAGAFELDGVLHNEDADQLDAASNVLLPPEMRTPYLLKEPAAPHIAAALENVTFDLDHIVGCHAQALKRAEIVVVEGVGGFRVPLTATQDTADLAVALKLPVVLVVGMRLGCISHALLTAEAIAARGLTLAGWVANRIDPDMTFPDENIASIRAHLAREYDAPLLGIVPHLSPASPELAADQLDIDRLLQTLRDMRTQMQTQTQR, encoded by the coding sequence ATGAGTGGCTCGAGTCAAAACGCACTGTCCTTATTCGTCACCGGCACCGATACGGAAATCGGCAAGACATTCGTCTCGTCGGCGCTGTTGCGCGGCTTCGTCCGCGCAGGCCTGCAGGCCGCCGCGATGAAGCCGATCGCCGCCGGCGCATTCGAGCTCGATGGTGTGCTGCACAACGAAGACGCGGACCAACTCGACGCCGCCTCGAACGTCCTGCTGCCGCCCGAAATGCGCACGCCGTATTTGCTGAAGGAACCGGCCGCGCCGCATATCGCGGCCGCGCTGGAAAACGTCACGTTCGATCTCGACCATATCGTCGGCTGTCATGCGCAGGCTCTCAAGCGCGCGGAGATTGTCGTCGTGGAAGGCGTGGGCGGCTTTCGTGTGCCGTTGACGGCCACTCAGGACACCGCCGATCTCGCCGTCGCCCTGAAGCTGCCGGTCGTGCTGGTGGTCGGCATGCGGCTCGGCTGCATCAGCCACGCGCTGCTCACCGCTGAAGCAATCGCCGCGCGCGGGCTCACGCTCGCCGGCTGGGTCGCGAACCGCATCGATCCGGACATGACGTTCCCCGACGAAAACATCGCGTCGATCCGCGCGCATCTCGCCCGCGAATACGACGCGCCGCTGCTCGGCATCGTGCCGCATCTGAGTCCGGCGTCGCCCGAACTCGCAGCGGACCAACTCGACATCGACCGGCTCTTGCAGACGCTGCGTGACATGCGAACACAAATGCAAACGCAAACGCAGCGCTGA
- the bioB gene encoding biotin synthase BioB yields MTQLNIAPTPADTAAANNNANAAAGTKQVARWRVADIVALYELPFNDLMFKAQQTHREHFDANTVQLSTLLSIKTGGCEEDCAYCPQSVHHDTGLQADKLMPVDEVLAAAKVAKENGATRFCMGAAWRNPKDRHLEPIKDMIRGVKAMGLETCVTLGMLETHQAQGLREAGLDYYNHNLDTSPEFYGQIISTRTYQDRLDTLERVRDAGINVCCGGIVGLGESRRERAGLIAQLANMEPYPESVPINNLVQVEGTPLTGTEAIDPFEFVRTIAIARITMPRAMVRLSAGREQMDEALQALCFLAGANSIFYGDQLLTTSNPQAEADRKLLERLGIRAEAAQQMPLDQSGCEHGCDKHAAPN; encoded by the coding sequence ATGACGCAACTGAACATCGCTCCGACGCCCGCCGATACGGCCGCGGCAAACAACAATGCCAACGCCGCAGCCGGCACGAAACAGGTCGCGCGCTGGCGCGTCGCCGACATCGTCGCCTTGTACGAACTGCCGTTCAACGACCTGATGTTCAAGGCACAGCAAACCCATCGCGAGCATTTCGATGCGAACACCGTGCAACTGTCCACGCTGCTGTCGATCAAGACCGGTGGCTGCGAAGAAGATTGCGCGTACTGTCCGCAGTCGGTGCATCACGACACGGGCCTGCAAGCCGACAAGCTGATGCCGGTAGACGAAGTGCTCGCCGCCGCCAAAGTCGCCAAGGAAAACGGCGCGACGCGTTTCTGCATGGGCGCCGCGTGGCGCAATCCGAAAGACCGTCACCTCGAACCGATCAAGGACATGATCCGCGGCGTCAAGGCCATGGGTCTCGAAACGTGCGTCACGCTCGGCATGCTCGAAACGCATCAGGCGCAAGGACTGCGCGAAGCAGGCCTCGACTACTACAACCACAACCTCGACACGTCGCCGGAGTTCTACGGTCAGATCATTTCGACGCGCACGTATCAGGACCGCCTCGACACGCTCGAACGCGTGCGCGATGCGGGCATCAACGTGTGCTGCGGCGGGATTGTCGGCCTGGGTGAATCGCGCCGCGAACGCGCCGGCCTGATCGCGCAGCTGGCGAACATGGAGCCGTATCCGGAATCGGTGCCCATCAACAATCTGGTACAAGTGGAAGGCACGCCGCTGACCGGCACCGAAGCGATCGACCCGTTCGAATTCGTGCGCACGATCGCGATTGCGCGCATTACCATGCCGCGCGCGATGGTGCGTCTGTCAGCGGGCCGCGAGCAGATGGACGAAGCGTTACAGGCATTGTGCTTCCTCGCCGGCGCGAACTCGATTTTCTACGGCGATCAGTTGCTGACTACCAGCAACCCGCAAGCAGAAGCGGACCGCAAGCTGCTCGAACGTCTCGGCATTCGCGCTGAAGCCGCGCAACAGATGCCGCTCGATCAAAGCGGTTGCGAGCATGGCTGCGATAAACATGCAGCGCCGAACTGA
- a CDS encoding IS3 family transposase (programmed frameshift) — MTKYSEQLKLKLVKQYVAGSAGVEVLAKRYGVSRSVLQLWISAYEQHGQDGLRKKFSHYDAQFRMSVLMHMWQKDLPYRQVAAVFDIRSPGCIAQWERRYHEGGIDALAPRPRWRRKTMTQPVPEKPTEDSAPDKRTREQLLKENEYLRAEVAYPKKARCPASGKEAGRAEEKAQIVQELRQHHPMPALLKAAGLARSTFYYQLSVPDAGERHKDLKTRIKTVYERHKGRYGYRRITAAIRQAGPSVNHKTVQRLMGELKLKSLVRAKKYRSWRGEVGRIAPNLLNREFSAQQPNQKWVTDVTEFNVLGQKLYLSPIMDLYNGEIVAYQMNTRPVFDLVSSMLKKALAKLGPQETPLLHSDQGWQYQMPAYRRLLDQHGLTQSMSRKANCYDNAAMESFFGTLKAEFFRLSRFESIDELKAGIRQYIHYYNHKRIKLKLNGLSPVMYRTQPAQT; from the exons ATGACGAAGTACAGTGAGCAGTTAAAGCTGAAGCTGGTGAAGCAGTACGTGGCCGGTTCGGCTGGTGTCGAGGTACTTGCAAAGCGGTATGGAGTGAGTCGCTCGGTTTTACAGCTGTGGATTTCGGCCTACGAGCAACATGGACAGGACGGACTGCGCAAGAAATTCAGTCACTATGACGCGCAGTTCAGGATGTCGGTACTCATGCACATGTGGCAGAAGGATTTGCCATACCGGCAGGTGGCTGCGGTGTTCGACATCCGCAGTCCGGGCTGCATAGCGCAATGGGAACGCCGGTATCATGAAGGCGGTATCGACGCACTGGCGCCTCGTCCACGATGGCGCCGCAAAACCATGACCCAGCCAGTTCCTGAAAAGCCGACCGAAGACAGTGCGCCAGATAAGCGCACGCGTGAGCAGTTGCTCAAGGAAAACGAGTACCTGCGCGCGGAGGTGGCCTATC CTAAAAAAGCTCGATGCCCTGCTTCAGGCAAAGAAGCAGGGCGTGCAGAAGAAAAAGCGCAAATAGTGCAGGAGCTCCGGCAGCACCACCCGATGCCCGCTTTGCTGAAGGCAGCGGGTCTGGCGCGCAGCACGTTCTATTACCAGTTGAGCGTGCCGGATGCCGGTGAGCGGCACAAGGACCTCAAAACCCGCATCAAGACTGTGTATGAACGCCACAAGGGCCGTTATGGCTACCGGCGCATCACGGCGGCGATCCGGCAGGCAGGCCCGAGCGTGAACCACAAGACGGTGCAACGTCTGATGGGAGAACTGAAACTGAAATCGCTGGTGCGCGCGAAGAAATACCGCTCATGGCGCGGCGAAGTCGGCCGTATTGCGCCGAACCTGTTAAACCGCGAGTTCAGCGCACAGCAGCCCAATCAGAAGTGGGTGACGGACGTGACGGAGTTCAACGTGCTGGGTCAGAAGCTGTATCTCTCGCCGATCATGGATCTGTATAACGGCGAGATCGTGGCTTATCAGATGAACACCCGACCGGTCTTCGATCTGGTCAGCAGCATGCTAAAAAAAGCGCTGGCAAAGCTTGGTCCCCAGGAGACCCCGCTGCTGCATTCAGACCAGGGCTGGCAGTACCAGATGCCTGCTTACCGGAGGCTGCTGGATCAACACGGCCTGACGCAGAGCATGTCGCGCAAGGCAAACTGCTACGACAATGCGGCAATGGAAAGCTTCTTTGGCACGCTCAAGGCGGAGTTCTTCCGGCTGAGCAGGTTTGAAAGTATCGACGAGTTGAAGGCTGGCATCAGACAATACATTCACTACTACAACCACAAACGCATCAAGCTCAAACTGAACGGGCTGAGTCCTGTGATGTACAGAACCCAGCCCGCTCAAACCTGA